The following are encoded together in the Lactuca sativa cultivar Salinas chromosome 1, Lsat_Salinas_v11, whole genome shotgun sequence genome:
- the LOC111915208 gene encoding 60S ribosomal protein L12, producing the protein MPPKFDPSQVVDVYVRVTGGEVGAASSLAPKIGPLGLSPKKIGEDIAKETAKDWKGLRVTVKLTVQNRQAKVSVVPSAAALVIKALKEPERDRKKVKNIKHSGNISLDDVIEIAKVMRPRSMAKELAGTVKEILGTCVSVGCTVDGKDPKDLQQEIADGDVEIPLD; encoded by the coding sequence ATGCCTCCTAAGTTCGATCCATCTCAGGTTGTTGACGTCTACGTCCGCGTCACCGGTGGTGAGGTCGGGGCTGCATCTTCACTCGCCCCGAAAATCGGACCTCTTGGTCTCTCTCCCAAGAAAATTGGAGAAGACATTGCTAAAGAAACCGCCAAAGACTGGAAGGGATTGCGAGTCACCGTCAAGCTTACCGTCCAAAACCGGCAAGCTAAAGTCTCCGTCGTTCCGTCCGCCGCTGCTCTGGTTATCAAAGCCCTAAAAGAACCGGAACGCGACAGGAAGAAGGTGAAGAACATCAAGCATTCTGGAAACATATCGTTAGATGATGTTATCGAGATTGCGAAAGTGATGAGGCCGAGGTCGATGGCGAAGGAGTTGGCGGGAACTGTGAAGGAGATCCTCGGGACGTGTGTTTCCGTTGGTTGTACTGTCGACGGGAAGGATCCTAAGGATTTGCAACAGGAAATTGCTGATGGTGATGTGGAGATTCCTCTGGATTGA
- the LOC111915207 gene encoding uncharacterized protein LOC111915207, which translates to MISASNPNSMMSSSSTTGNNNAAGSGQQAPGLKTYFKTPEGRYKLKYEKSHPAGLLHYAHGKSVTQVTLAHLKDKPVHALSSSSSSIGISSGVKSAAAKFLGGGNGSRALSFVGGNGGSKSSSGTTKVGSLSSSYTNSYTPNSNFDGKGTYLIFNVGDAIFISDLNSQDKDPIKSINFSTSNPISHAFDPDAKDGHDLLIGLNSGDVYSVSLRQQLQDGGKKLVGAQHYNKDGCVNNTRCTSIAWVPNGDGTFIVAHADGNMYVYEKNKDGSGDPSFPVIKDQNQFSVSHARYSKNPIARWHICQGSINSIAFSSDGAYIAIVGRDGYLRVFDFKTEQLICGGKSYYGALLCCTWSTDGKYILTGGEDDLVQVWSMEERKIVAWGEGHSSWVSGVAFDSYWSAPNSDGTSENVVYRFGSVGQDTQVLLWDLEMEELVVPMRRAPGGSPTMSTGSQSAHWDHAWPPGTLRPAPSMRDVPKLSPLVVHRVHTDPLSGLIFTQESVLTVCREGHIKIWARPTSSTEPNSDSSLSATTLKEKPKLGYRQ; encoded by the exons ATGATCAGTGCATCGAACCCTAATTCAATGATGTCTTCGTCGTCAACAACAGGCAACAACAACGCTGCCGGCAGCGGACAACAAGCGCCGGGTTTGAAGACGTATTTCAAAACGCCGGAAGGAAGGTATAAGCTTAAGTACGAGAAGAGTCATCCCGCCGGTCTCCTTCACTATGCCCATGGCAAGTCTGTTACCCAG GTGACTCTTGCTCATCTAAAGGATAAACCCGTCCATGCTCtgtcatcttcatcttcaagtATAGGCATCAGTAGTGGTGTAAAATCAGCAGCAGCAAAGTTCTTAGGTGGTGGAAATGGTAGTAGAGCACTTAGTTTTGTCGGAGGCAATGGTGGAAGCAAATCTTCAAGTGGAACAACTAAAGTTGGATCATTAAGTTCTTCATATACCAATAGCTATACACCCAATTCAAACTTTGATGGAAAAGGAACTTATTTGATATTCAACGTTGGTGATGCAATTTTCATCAGTGATTTGAATTCTCAAGATAAG GATCCTATAAAGTCTATAAATTTCAGCACTTCAAATCCCATTTCCCATGCTTTCGATCCAGATGCTAAAGATGGACATGATTTGCTCATTGGATTGAATTCTGGAGATG TTTATTCAGTGTCATTAAGACAACAATTACAAGATGGTGGAAAAAAGCTTGTTGGAGCCCAACATTATAACAAAGATGGATGTGTGAATAACACTCGCTGTACAAGTATTGCATGGGTACCTAATGGTGATGGAACTTTCATTGTTGCACATGCAGATGGaaatatgtatgtatatgaaaaG AATAAAGATGGTTCAGGGGACCCTTCATTCCCAGTTATTAAAGATCAAAATCAATTTTCTGTCTCACATGCACGATACAGCAAG AATCCAATTGCTAGATGGCATATATGTCAAGGTTCAATTAACAGTATTGCCTTTTCAAGTGATGGAGCCTATATAGCTATTGTTGGAAGGGATg GTTATCTACGAGTTTTTGATTTTAAAACCGAACAACTTATATGTGGAGGCAAAAGCTATTATGGTGCTTTATTATGTTGCACTTGGAG CACGGATGGTAAATACATATTAACCGGAGGTGAAGATGACCTTGTTCAAGTATGGAGtatggaagaaaggaaaattgtaGCATGGGGTGAAGGACATAGCTCATGG GTCAGCGGGGTTGCTTTTGATTCATATTGGTCTGCCCCAAATTCAGATGGAACTAGTGAAAATGTTgtatatcgatttggttctgttGGTCAG GACACACAAGTACTATTGTGGGATTTGGAAATGGAGGAGTTAGTGGTCCCAATGCGTAGGGCTCCCGGTGGGTCCCCAACAATGAGCACTGGGAGCCAGTCAGCTCACTGGGACCACGCATGGCCACCTGGCACATTACGACCTGCGCCAAGCATGCGTGATGTCCCGAAGCTCTCACCTTTAGTAGTCCACCGGGTCCACACGGATCCACTCTCGGGTTTAATTTTCACACAGGAATCCGTGCTCACTGTGTGTCGAGAAGGCCATATCAAGATTTGGGCCCGGCCCACTTCGTCAACCGAGCCCAATTCTGACTCATCACTTTCAGCCACAACTTTGAAGGAAAAGCCCAAACTTGGGTATAGGCAATGA
- the LOC111915232 gene encoding uncharacterized protein LOC111915232, giving the protein MTLQLKGYGHVILFTGETGKKEINTLFNGSQENNVLLLGKWDKMNLENMVMVLNCFFMVSGLKVNIHKSKLYGVGVIYNQVEEMVKVTGYAPGKLPFKYLGLPVAENTSRVRSWQGIIDHYKKKLASWKLKMLSIGGRSMLLSSVLGSLGLYFMIMFLMSVQDLVIAPKDQGGVGIGSLECFNYALLQKWRWRFLTKSNSLWRKVIIALHGNCSHPHFGRSSPGNGVWGRIMKSWDIMNDKDVIPYSMALRKIGDGNSTAF; this is encoded by the exons ATGACTTTACAACTTAAAGGATATGGCCATGTCATCCTTTTTACCGGTGAAACAGGAAAAAAAGAGATTAATACCCTTTTTAACGGGTCACAAGAAA ACAATGTATTGTTGTTGGGAAAGTGGGATAAGATGAATTTGGAAAACATGGTAATGGTGTTGAATTGTTTCTTCATGGTTTCGGGTTTGAAGGTGAACATTCATAAATCAAAATTGTATGGTGTAGGGGTTATTTATAACCAAGTAGAGGAGATGGTGAAGGTTACTGGCTATGCTCCTGGGAAATTGCCTTTTAAATATCTGGGCCTTCCAGTGGCAGAAAATACATCTAGGGTTCGTAGTTGGCAAGGAATTATTGATCACTATAAAAAGAAGTTAGCCTCGTGGAAACTGAAAATGTTGTCTATAGGTGGGCGTTCCATGCTTCTTTCCTCCGTTCTTGGGTCGTTGGGATTATACTTTATGATTATGTTTCTGATGTCGGTTCAA GATTTAGTTATTGCTCCTAAGGACCAAGGTGGGGTTGGAATCGGTAGTTTGGAGTGTTTTAACTATGCACTCCTTCAGAAGTGGAGATGGCGTTTTCTCACTAAATCGAATTCCTTGTGGCGTAAGGTTATTATTGCACTTCATGGTAATTGTTCGCATCCTCATTTTGGTAGGTCTAGTCCTGGAAATGGCGTGTGGGGTCGTATTATGAAATCTTGGGATATAATGAACGATAAAGATGTAATTCCTTACTCTATGGCTCTTAGAAAGATTGGAGATGGAAATTCTACTGCTTTTTAG